The Xenopus tropicalis strain Nigerian chromosome 2, UCB_Xtro_10.0, whole genome shotgun sequence genome window below encodes:
- the c1orf216 gene encoding LOW QUALITY PROTEIN: UPF0500 protein C1orf216 homolog (The sequence of the model RefSeq protein was modified relative to this genomic sequence to represent the inferred CDS: inserted 1 base in 1 codon), translated as MCAKPPLKGQQSLSFTGTKRQRSRHTEMFAIQKPEAVPHLSHFHDAKSLGSLPFSSDKERKQDTNFNILEETYDKNENWSHDKKEGEEGDMKSKSEDEKSSLDNNRSQLKNRSIGQLKSTGSEGISLSSSEEEVRSPPEGAEIMQLQGDTPAKDMANGFEKWAGSPLEDNGYASSSLSIDSPDSVSGNTWQETTVLAPTTTPQENPETEDSDVESSSDSDSISVTLSEAFQSLQDKEKLKEREKEKHHAQLTMYRRLALLRWIRALQQKXERSAEQTSRKL; from the exons GCACAAAAAGACAAAGATCAAGGCACACAGAAATGTTTGCTATACAAAAACCTGAGGCTGTCCCTCATCTGTCCCATTTTCATGACGCAAAGTCCTTAGGAAGCCTTCCATTTTCCAGTGATAAGGAGAGAAAGCAGGACACCAACTTTAATATCTTGGAGGAAACATATGATAAAAATGAAAACTGGAGTCATGATAAGAAAGAAGGGGAGGAAGGAGACATGAAATCCAAATCAGAGGATGAAAAATCATCTTTGGATAATAACAGGTCTCAACTTAAGAACAGGTCAATAGGACAGCTAAAAAGCACAGGCTCTGAAGGGATCAGTTTGTCTTCATCAGAGGAAGAGGTACGTAGCCCACCAGAGGGAGCAGAAATTATGCAACTACAAGGGGATACACCAGCTAAGGACATGGCAAATGGTTTTGAGAAATGGGCAGGATCACCATTAGAAGACAATGGTTATGCCAGCAGCTCACTGAGCATAGATAGTCCTGATAGTGTATCTGGAAACACATGGCAAGAAACAACTGTTCTGGCACCCACGACTACACCACAGGAAAATCCAGAGACAGAAGATTCTGATGTTGAATCCTCATCAGACTCAGATTCTATCTCTGTAACATTATCAGAGGCTTTTCAGAGTCTCCAGGACAAGGAAAAGCtaaaggaaagagaaaaagagaagcATCATGCACAGTTAACTATGTATAGACGCCTGGCACTTCTGAGGTGGATAAGAGCTCTCCAGCAAA GTGAGAGATCAGCAGAACAGACTTCAAGAAAGCTTTGA